In a genomic window of Phycisphaerae bacterium:
- a CDS encoding ImmA/IrrE family metallo-endopeptidase, translating to MSTWASGETPRQVPYLTAREIERRAMALLADYERRHGPVAEPPVPIDEILELHLGLQLEFGDLRERLGRPGVLGALLTNERCVAIDGHLDPNAHPRQEGRYRFTLAHEVGHWVLHRHLQGATLVELATEHTSHGGRSRERQRIEVQANLFASCLLMPRLLVRQVWRDIRGSDSPFCVDAVDERSSYATLRAVLRSVLSPYDERGPDDVLLEHFSRPFAARFQVSAEAMRIRLEQLQLVIRTDRRR from the coding sequence GGCGGGCGATGGCGCTGCTGGCGGACTATGAACGCCGGCACGGACCGGTGGCGGAGCCACCCGTGCCGATCGACGAGATCCTGGAACTGCATCTGGGTCTGCAACTGGAGTTCGGCGATCTGCGCGAACGGCTGGGCCGGCCCGGGGTGCTGGGCGCCCTGCTGACCAACGAGCGGTGCGTCGCCATCGACGGTCACCTCGACCCGAACGCGCACCCGCGGCAGGAAGGGCGCTACCGCTTCACGCTGGCGCATGAGGTCGGCCACTGGGTGCTGCACCGTCACCTCCAGGGCGCCACGCTGGTGGAGCTGGCTACCGAGCATACCTCGCATGGCGGGCGCAGCCGCGAACGGCAGCGGATTGAGGTGCAGGCGAACCTCTTTGCCTCGTGCCTGCTCATGCCGCGGCTGCTGGTTCGCCAGGTCTGGCGCGACATTCGCGGCAGCGACAGCCCGTTCTGTGTTGATGCCGTCGACGAGCGCAGCTCGTACGCCACGCTGCGCGCGGTGCTACGCTCTGTGCTGTCGCCCTATGACGAACGGGGGCCGGACGACGTGCTGCTCGAGCATTTCAGCCGGCCGTTTGCGGCGCGGTTTCAGGTGTCCGCGGAGGCGATGCGCATCCGACTGGAGCAGCTGCAGCTCGTGATCCGGACGGACCGCAGAAGGTAG
- a CDS encoding sigma-70 family RNA polymerase sigma factor: MEAESARGAVLGAYTQKLIRIKARQLIRTPWFERYEREDLQQELLLYVLKHIGKFDPDKAKLTTFINRIVDSHAAMLVRDRRRAKRAPGFFARSIETLRENVTDEPVSGAGALAEDDGLRRLGLAAGDPQATRDMRAAVARVVAGLPAPLAEVCARLVDGNVASVARELGISRRQVGNAIAELRRRFTAAGLDLTTGADTPDGHGIGSRMESQPGS, encoded by the coding sequence GTGGAAGCCGAATCCGCCCGTGGCGCCGTCCTCGGCGCCTACACCCAAAAACTCATCCGCATCAAAGCCCGACAGCTCATCCGGACGCCCTGGTTCGAACGCTACGAGCGCGAGGACCTGCAGCAGGAACTGCTGCTGTACGTCCTCAAGCACATCGGCAAGTTCGATCCGGACAAGGCCAAGCTCACCACCTTCATCAACCGCATCGTGGACTCGCACGCTGCCATGCTCGTACGCGATCGGCGCCGCGCGAAACGGGCGCCAGGCTTCTTCGCGCGCTCGATCGAGACGCTGCGCGAGAACGTGACCGACGAACCCGTATCCGGCGCGGGGGCGCTGGCTGAGGACGACGGCCTGCGCCGGCTTGGGCTGGCCGCTGGCGATCCACAGGCCACGCGCGACATGCGCGCCGCCGTTGCCCGTGTTGTCGCCGGCCTACCCGCCCCCCTGGCGGAGGTCTGCGCCCGGCTGGTGGACGGCAACGTCGCTTCCGTCGCCCGCGAGTTGGGCATTTCGCGTCGTCAGGTTGGCAACGCGATCGCTGAGCTGCGGCGGCGCTTCACGGCGGCAGGCCTGGACCTCACCACGGGGGCGGACACGCCAGACGGGCACGGCATAGGTAGCCGGATGGAGAGCCAACCGGGCTCGTGA